The following are encoded together in the Xiphophorus hellerii strain 12219 chromosome 3, Xiphophorus_hellerii-4.1, whole genome shotgun sequence genome:
- the prelid3a gene encoding PRELI domain containing protein 3A, with amino-acid sequence MMKIWSTEHIFSYPWETVIKAAMRKYPNPMNPNVVGVDVLDRSLDSEGRLHSHRLLSTEWGLPSIVRAILGTNHTQTYVKEHSIVDPEVKKMELCSTNITLTNLISVDERLVYTPHPENPEVTVLTQEAIITVKGVSLSSYLEGLMVRSMSANARKGWDAIEWVIQNSEGDNVPLCDIY; translated from the exons ATGATGAAGATTTGGAGCACCGAGCATATTTTCAG TTACCCGTGGGAGACTGTGATCAAGGCTGCCATGAGGAAATACCCCAACCCCATGAACCCCAATGTGGTTGGCGTAGATGTGCTGGATCGCAGTCTGGACTCAGAGGGACGCCTTCACAGCCACAGACTCCTCAGCACAGAGTGGGGGCTACCGTCTATTGTACGAGCG ATACTGGGGACCAACCACACACAGACATACGTGAAGGAGCATTCTATAGTCGACCCAGAGGTGAAAAAGATGGAGTTGTGCTCAACAAAT ATTACTCTCACCAACCTGATATCCGTAGATGAGAGGCTTGTTTACACACCACACCCAGAAAACCCAGAGGT TACTGTACTGACACAGGAAGCCATCATCACGGTGAAGGGAGTCAGTCTGAGCAGCTACCTGGAGGGCCTGATGGTCAGGAGCATGTCTGCCAACGCCCGGAAG GGCTGGGACGCTATTGAGTGGGTGATTCAGAACTCTGAAGGGGACAATGTACCACTCTGTGACATTTACTAA
- the elovl4a gene encoding elongation of very long chain fatty acids protein 4a, translating into MEIVKHLINDTIEFYKWTLTIADKRVEKWPLMDNPLPTLAISSSYLLFLWLGPKYMKNRESFQLRKTLIVYNFSMVFLNFFIFKELFMAARAAQYSYICQPVDYSDDPNEVRVAGALWWYFISKGIEYLDTVFFILRKKFNQVTFLHVYHHCTMFTLWWIGIKWVAGGQSFFGAHMNALIHVLMYLYYGLASCGPKIQKYLWWKKYLTIIQMVQFHVTIGHTALSLYVNCDFPHWMHYSLICYAITFIVLFGNFYYQTYRRQQPARRDATSSLKAGKAVPNGNLNGLSRAANGAPLMGSKEEKPQENSGRRKRKGRAKRD; encoded by the exons ATGGAGATTGTCAAGCATTTAATAAACGACACCATAGAGTTCTACAAATGGACCCTGACTATTGCAG ATAAGCGAGTGGAGAAATGGCCTCTGATGGACAACCCGCTCCCCACGCTGGCTATCAGCAGCTCCTATCTGCTCTTCCTCTGGCTGGGCCCCAAATACATGAAGAACAGAGAGTCCTTCCAGCTCCGCAAGACGCTCATTGTTTACAACTTCAGCATGGTCTTCCTCAACTTCTTCATCTTTAAAGAG CTCTTTATGGCAGCTCGGGCAGCACAGTACAGTTACATATGTCAACCTGTGGACTACTCAGACGATCCGAATGAAGTTAGG GTGGCAGGAGCTCTCTGGTGGTATTTCATCTCCAAAGGCATTGAGTACCTGGACACAGTGTTTTTCATTCTGAGGAAAAAGTTCAACCAGGTCACCTTCCTGCACGTCTACCACCACTGCACCATGTTCACGCTCTGGTGGATCGGCATCAAGTGGGTGGCCGGAGGACAGT CATTCTTTGGTGCACACATGAATGCACTGATCCACGTCTTGATGTATCTGTATTACGGCTTGGCCTCCTGTGGACCGAAGATCCAAAAGTACCTGTGGTGGAAAAAGTACTTGACCATCATTCAGATG GTCCAGTTCCACGTCACCATCGGCCACACCGCCCTGTCGCTGTACGTCAACTGCGACTTCCCCCACTGGATGCACTACTCCCTCATCTGCTACGCCATCACCTTCATCGTCCTGTTCGGCAACTTCTACTACCAGACATACCGCCGCCAGCAGCCCGCACGCCGCGACGCCACCTCCTCTTTGAAGGCGGGCAAGGCCGTCCCCAACGGCAACCTGAACGGCCTGAGCCGAGCCGCCAACGGAGCGCCGCTGATGGGGAGCAAAGAGGAGAAGCCCCAGGAGAACTCTGGCAGGAGAAAGAGGAAAGGACGTGCTAAAAGAGATTAG